Part of the bacterium genome is shown below.
CCCGGCGCGCGGATCACGATCGGCAAGGAGGGCTTCCTGAACGGCTGCCATCTGAGCGCCAAAGCAGGGCTCTCGATCGGGGATCGAGTCTGGATCGGTCCCGGCTCGCGGGTCTTCGATGCCGACCAGCACGATCTCGACGCTGACCGGAAGGAGCGGATCGAGCCGGTCACGATCGCGGACCACTGTTGGATCTCGTCGGACGTGACGGTCCTTCGCGGGGTCGAGATCGGGGAGCAGTCGGTGGTCGGGGCGCGCTCGCTGGTCGCGAAGTCGATCCCGCCCCACTCGCTCGCGATCGGATCGCCCGCCGCGGCGGCGGGCAAGGTCGGCGACCGGACGAAGGTCGAGATCTAGCGGGAACGGTTCGCGCTTCGCCTAGCGTCGGCAGTCGGCGCCGGGGGGCGCGTAGACGACGCGACCGTCGCCCCCGAAGATGCAGCTTCCGCGCGAACCCGATGGCTTGCTCGCACGCGAGCCCGACGGCTTGCTCGGAGAGCGACGAGCGGCGGGCCGCACCACGGTCGCGTTCGGCGTGTCGCTCCGAGCCGCCGGAGCCTGGGCGCCACCCACGCGACGGGGGTTGCCCGGGCGAGCACGCGCCGCTCTGGCGGCGGGCGCCGCCGGCTGGGCGTCGCCCCGGCACGCGGCGCCACGCGGCCGGAAGATCACTTCGCCTCGGGTTCCGTACATGCAGGACTTGCCGAGGGTTCGCGCGCCGTAGTCGACGACCTCCTCGGCCTCCTCGCCGTCCGTGGACGCGGCTTCCGGTTCCGTCGACGCGTCCGCGGTCGCGCTCGTCGTGCCCGTCGTCGCGATCGCGTCGTCGGCCGCGCGGGTCGTAGTCGAGTCGCTTCCGGGGGAGCGGAAGGTCGGTCGGGACGTGGTCACGGTGGATCGGTTGGTGGCGGTCCCGCTCGTCTTGCGGCTGCCGAGATCGCCCCCGCGTCGTTCGCTGCCTCCCCGGTTGACCGTCCCCCCGCCGCGCTTCATGCCGCTCGCTCCCGGACGAAGGGCCGACTGGGCGTCGGCGTCCCGGATCGGGGCGAGCGGAGAGGCGAGCGCCGAGGCAACGGCGAAGATCAGGAGCGGGCGCAGGCGCCGGTGGTTTCGGACGGAGAGGGCGCGGCGTAACATTTTCCGGTCATCGGGTCGCCGATCGATCACCGAAAGCCATTCGCGAACAAGCGCGGGTCGATTGCCGATCCCGTGCCGGCGTTGCGCGGACGAGACGGGTCGCCGAGGCCCGTTATGCGAAGCTTGCAGTGTTCTCCGAACGGGCGAGACTTTCGGCCACCGATCGATCCCGGAAGCGGGGAGGAGGGGCGCGATGAGAAGGGGACACTGGGCCGGCTGGACACTCGGAGTCGCGCTGCTCGCGCTCGCTTGCGCGGGCGATTCGGCGCACGGGCCGCACGACCATGCGGACCACGACCACGACCAGGCGCAAGCCGCCGACGCGCACGGCCACGGCGGCAAGGACCACGCGCACACCCACGTGCCCCGCCGCGTCGTTCCGGACGGCGCCGGGGCCCCGCTCTTCAATGACCTCGGCGATTTCTCCCGCCCCGTCGACGCGGAGGGCCTGGCGCCGAAGTACTTCACGCAAGGTCTCGTCCTCGCCTACGGCTTCAATCACGCGGAGGCCCACCGCTCCTTCAAGGAGGCCTCGGCTCAGGACCCGACCTGCGGGATCTGCGCCTGGGGCGAGGCGCTCGTGCTCGGACCGAACATCAACAAGCCGATGGATCCCGCGGATGCGCCGGTGGCCTGGGAGGCGGTTCAGCGCGCGATCGCGCTCCGGGACGGAGCGAGCCCGGTGGAGGCCGCGCTGATCGACGCGCTGGCGATGCGCTATGCGGAAACGGCGCCGGCGGACCGAAGCGGACTCGACCTCGCCTACGCGAACGCGATGCGCGAAGTCGCGGCGCGCTTCCCCGCGGACGACGACGTCCAGACGCTCTTCGCCGAAGCGCTGATGGATACGATGCCCTGGGACTACTACGTGGACCCCGATACGGCGAGGCCCGCGACGGACGAGGTCGTCACCGCCCTCGAGACCGTGATGGCCCGGAGTCCCGAGCACATCGGCGCGCTCCACCTCTACATCCACGCGGTCGAGCCCTCGAACACGCCGAATCGCGGCGAGCAGGCGGCGGATACCCTCGGGCCCCTCTCGCCGGGCGCCGGCCACCTCGTCCACATGCCGTCCCACATCTACCTGCGGATCGGTCGCTACGCGGACGCGTCGGCGGCGAACGAGAAGGCGGCGGCGGCGGACGAGTCCTACATCACCCAGTGTCGCGCCCAGGGTTTCTACCCGGCGGCCTACTACCCCCACAACGTCCACTTCCTCTACGCCTCCGCGGCCTTCGAGGGGCGGAGCGAAGTCTCGATCGCGGCGGCCCGGAAGCTCTCGGCGAACATGACGCCGGAGATGGTGGCGGCGGTTCCGATCGTCGAGGAGTTCGTGCCGATGGAGCTCTACGCGCTCGCGCGCTTCGGGCGCTGGCAGGACATCCTGGAGTCGCCTCGCCCTCGCGAGGAGTGGCGCTACGCGACCGGTGCGTGGCACTACGTTCGGGGCATGGCGAGCGCGGCGACCGGTGCGGTCGAGCGCGCCCGGGCGGAGCTCGCGGAGGTCGAAGCCCTGGCCGAGGCCGAGGACATGAAGGGGCTCACCTTCGCGTCGGGCTCCACGCCGTCGCAGCTGCTCACGATCGGCGCGCGGATCCTCGCGGCGCGGATCGCGGGGGAGGCCGGAAAGTGGTCCGACGCGGTCCCGTTGCTCGAGCAGGCCGTCGCCCTCCAGGACGCGCTCCCCTATACCGAGCCGCCGCCCTGGTACTTCCCCACGCGCGAGGCGCTCGGGAACGCGCTGCTCGAGAGCGGCCGGCACGGCGACGCGGAGGCCGTCTTCCGCAAGGAGCTCACGAAGACGCCGCGCAACGGCTGGTCCCTCGCCGGGCTCGTCACGAGCCTCGCGGAGCAGGGCAAGGCGGACGACGCGCGGGCCGCCGAGGCCGAGCGCGCCTCGGTCTGGGAACACGCGGACATCACGCTGCCGGGGCCGGTCTTCTAGCCCCGGTTCCGGCCGCCCGGCGCGTGGTACCGTCGACACCATGCCGCTCAAACTCGCGATCTTCGGACAGGCGCCCTTCGGGCGCGACGTGACCACTCGTCTGGCGGAGGCCGGCCACGAAATCGTGGGCGTCCACGTGCCGCCCGACGGCGGAGGGCGGCCGGACCCCCTCGCCGCAGCCGCGGAAGAGAACGGCTGGCCGCTCTTCCGCTACAAGGGCTATCGCCGCAAGGGCGTCGCGATCCCCGAGCGGGTCGACGAGTACCTCGCGCTCGGCGCGGACCTGAACGTCATGCCCTTCACGACCGTGCTCCTACCGCCGGAGATCACCGACGCGCCGAAGCACGGATCCGTCTGCTTCCACCCCTCGATCCTGCCCGCGTTCCGCGGCGGCGCCGCGCTGTCCTGGCAGATCTTCGAAGGTGCGACCGAGTCGGGGATCTCGATCTTCCAGCCCGACGAAGGCGTCGACACCGGCCCGCTCTACCTCCAGAAGCGCGGCGTGCCGATCGAGCCGACGGATACGATGGCGAGTCTCTACTTCGACAAGCTCTATCCGATGGGCGTCGACGGAATGGTCGAGGTCGTCGACGCGATCGGCGCCGGGAGCGCGACGCTCACGCCGCAGGTCGAAGAAGGCGCCAGCCATCAGGGCCTGGTCGATGATGCGGTTGCGCGCCTCGATCTCGGCTGGGACCTCGCGAAGGTCGAGCAGCGGATCCGAGGCTGTGACCCGAGTCCGGGGGCGTGGCTCGAGCAGGGCGGGGCGCCGATCCGCCTCTTCGGGTGCTCGGTCGAGTCCCGCTCGGATTCCGGCGAGACGCCGGGCACCGTGCTCTCGGTCGGCGACGACGGTCTCGTGCTGGCCGTGCGGGGCGGCTCGCTTCGGATCCAGAAGGTGCGGGGGGCGGCCGGGAAGGTCGCCGCGGCGGAATCCGGACTCGTCGCCGGCGATGTGCTCGCCTGAGCGCGCCCTCGCGTCCGCCAGGCGTGCGCCGCGGGCGGCCCGGCCCTGTCCCCTCGGGGCAAGGCCTGGTCGCCGCTTCGTCCCCCGGGTCGGGGCTCGATTTTCCCTCTAGGTCCGCTAATTTGCGCGCCCAGCAGGTCCCCCCGTCTCGCTGATTCCCCCGTGGACCCCGCACTGGCTCCGAGCCAGCTCCAATCCAGTCTCGAACCCGATCGCGTCGGATCCCGTCCGGCGATCGGTGCCCCTGATCTCGCGACCCGCCGTAGCCGACACGCGGCGGAGGATCCGGGACTCAAGGGCGATCGTCGACTGGTCGTAAGAGGGCACGCGGAAGGCGCAGCGAGTCGGCAAGAGACCGGCAGCAGGCGGCCCGGTCCAACACGGAGCGCGGCGCTCGGGCCACCTGAAGATTCGGGTACATCTACCGCTCGCAACGGGCGGAGATCAGGGCAGAAAGCCAGGAGGAGGCGCGAAGAAGGCGCCTCGAAGGAAGACAGCATGCTCGGCGACATCGACAAGGTCCGAAACATCGGCATCAGTGCGCACATCGACTCGGGGAAGACGACCCTGACCGAGCGCATCCTCTTCTACACCGGCAAGATCCACGCGATCCACGAGGTCCGCGGCAAGGACGAAGTCGGCGCGACCATGGACTCCATGGAGCTCGAGCGCGAGCGCGGCATCACGATCGCCTCCGCCGCGACCTACTGCGAGTGGAAGGGCAACCAGATCAACATCATCGACACGCCCGGCCACGTCGACTTCACCGTCGAGGTCGAGCGATCGTTGCGCGTGCTCGACGGCGCGATCCTGATCCTGTGCGGCGTCTCCGGCGTGCAGTCGCAGTCGATGACCGTCGACCGCCAGATGAAGCGGTACAACGTCCCGCGCATCGCGTTCATCAACAAGCTCGACCGCTCCGGCGCCGACCCGTTCAAGGTCACGGGCCAGCTTCGCGACAAGCTCGGTCACAACGCGGTCATGTGTCAGCTGCCGATCGGCCTCGAGAGCGACCTCGAGGGCGTCATCGATCTGATCACGATGAAGGCGTACTACTTCGACGGCGACAACGGTGAGGACATCCGCGAGGAGGAGATCCCCGCCAATCTCGCCGACCAGGCCGCCGAGTACCGCGAGACGATGCTCGACGCGGTCTCCATGTTCTCGGAAGAGCTCATGGAGGAGATGCTGGAAGAGGACGTGAAGGAAGACACGATCCACGCGGCCGTTCGCGCGGGCGTGCTCTCCCTCGACCTGACGCCGGTCTTCCTGGGCTCCGCCTACAAGAACAAGGGCGTCCAGAAGCTCCTCGATGCGGTCAACGCGTATCTGCCGAACCCGACCGAGGTCACGAACATGGCCGTCGACCTCGACAACGACGAGGCCGAGGTCGAGGTC
Proteins encoded:
- a CDS encoding acyltransferase, producing MASFATRARLKAIQACDRLRLRARVRRTPGLEMDPEASTNFVSSHFAIAPGGRLVIGPRVYTERLSRGVHISVAEGASVEIGADTWLRSDLGPVILFAFPGARITIGKEGFLNGCHLSAKAGLSIGDRVWIGPGSRVFDADQHDLDADRKERIEPVTIADHCWISSDVTVLRGVEIGEQSVVGARSLVAKSIPPHSLAIGSPAAAAGKVGDRTKVEI
- a CDS encoding methionyl-tRNA formyltransferase is translated as MPLKLAIFGQAPFGRDVTTRLAEAGHEIVGVHVPPDGGGRPDPLAAAAEENGWPLFRYKGYRRKGVAIPERVDEYLALGADLNVMPFTTVLLPPEITDAPKHGSVCFHPSILPAFRGGAALSWQIFEGATESGISIFQPDEGVDTGPLYLQKRGVPIEPTDTMASLYFDKLYPMGVDGMVEVVDAIGAGSATLTPQVEEGASHQGLVDDAVARLDLGWDLAKVEQRIRGCDPSPGAWLEQGGAPIRLFGCSVESRSDSGETPGTVLSVGDDGLVLAVRGGSLRIQKVRGAAGKVAAAESGLVAGDVLA